One window of the Lytechinus pictus isolate F3 Inbred chromosome 5, Lp3.0, whole genome shotgun sequence genome contains the following:
- the LOC129262613 gene encoding sodium-dependent phosphate transport protein 2B-like, with protein MASSKAAESGLDMVDTGAVEKGLVPDNKEDPWDVALDEINPGTKWKDRTTTGKVIFVFLTFVRFILLLGCLYLFICALDFLATAFRLLGGEAAGEVLQNSELLSNPVCGLMIGVLVTVLVQSSSTSTSIVVSMTSARIISVKLAIPIIMGANIGTSVTNTIVSLGQAKDKNEFRRAFGGATVHDMFNWLAVLILLPLEVIAQPLFRLTEAIVVGAGIERNNVKIEILKVITKPFTSWVIRIDKGAIEDTALNPNLTNIRLLKTCIVEKPEMMSTLAPDEMTTAMIETTTPKPCSWHWFAYSGFSDTIAGVIMLVFALALLCICLVCIVKLLNSLLRGSIALVIKKFVNADFPGYTAFLTGYLAIIIGAVCTFIVQSSSIFTSAMTPLVGIGVITLERMYPLTLGSNIGTTATGIIAALPNEGKDLANAMQVALSHFFFNIFGIAIWYPIPFMRKLPIGMARVMGNTTAKYRWFAIFYLIIMFFVVPALAFALSIAGNIYLFVIGGIVLFIFLVVLFLNIIQKKRPSILPKPLRTWEFLPWWLHSLKPLDYVFGCRWCRQQLQSESDRKSIIIASNGKENEVNGLSNAAFDSPL; from the exons ATG GCGTCAAGTAAAGCAGCGGAGAGTGGTCTCGATATGGTAGATACAGGTGCAGTAGAGAAAGGACTGGTCCCAGACAATAAGGAGGATCCATGGGATGTTGCTTTGGATGAGATCAACCCAGGAACTAAATGGAAAG ATCGAACAACCACAGGCAAGGTCATCTTCGTATTCTTAACCTTCGTCCGCTTCATCCTTCTCCTGGGATGTCTCTATCTCTTCATCTGTGCCCTTGACTTCCTGGCTACAGCCTTCAGATTACTTGGTGGCGAAGCTGCCGGCGAGGTTCTTCAGAACAGTGAGCTTCTATCCAATCCAGTCTGTGGGTTAATGATTGGTGTCCTAGTTACAGTGCTCGTACAAAGCTCCAGTACTTCAACTTCAATCGTTGTATCAATGACGTCAGCTAGAATCA TTTCTGTGAAGCTTGCTATCCCGATTATCATGGGCGCTAACATCGGAACTTCGGTCACAAATACTATCGTGTCGCTGGGTCAGGCAAAGGATAAGAACGAGTTCCGCCGTGCGTTCGGTGGTGCTACAGTGCACGACATGTTTAATTGGCTGGCCGTGCTGATTCTTCTACCATTAGAGGTGATCGCACAACCTCTCTTCCGTCTCACCGAAGCCATCGTTGTCGGTGCTGGGATCGAAAGAAACAATGTCAAGATTGAAATTCTCAAGGTCATCACAAAACCATTCACAAGCTGGGTCATTAGG ATTGACAAAGGAGCCATTGAAGACACCGCCCTCAACCCAAACCTTACTAATATCCGTCTTCTTAAGACATGTATTGTTGAGAAACCTGAGATGATGAGTACATTAGCTCCGGATGAGATGACTACTGCAATGATAGAAACCACCACTCCCAAACCAT GTTCATGGCATTGGTTTGCATACTCTGGTTTCAGCGATACTATTGCTGGTGTTATCATGTTAGTATTCGCCTTGGCTCTCCTATGCATCTGTTTAGTCTGTATCGTCAAACTCCTAAACTCACTCCTCAGAGGAAGCATAGCCCTCGTCATCAAGAAGTTCGTCAACGCTGACTTCCCTGGTTACACTGCATTCCTGACAGGCTACCTCGCCATCATCATCGGAGCCGTCTGCACATTCATTGTCCAGAGTAGTTCTATCTTCACCTCAGCAATGACACCACTCGTAGGCATTGGCGTCATCACGCTCGAGCGCATGTACCCTCTCACTCTGGGATCGAACATCGGAACGACCGCCACCGGCATCATCGCCGCCCTACCGAACGAAGGCAAGGACCTTGCCAATGCAATGCAGGTTGCCCTCTCGcactttttcttcaatatctttggCATCGCAATCTGGTATCCTATTCCTTTTATGCGCAAACTCCCAATCGGTATGGCCCGGGTTATGGGTAACACCACTGCCAAATACCGCTGGTTCGCCATCTTTTATCTCATCATCATGTTCTTCGTAGTTCCCGCTCTTGCATTCGCGCTTTCTATAGCTGGTAACATCTATCTTTTCGTTATCGGTGGCATCGTCCTATTCATCTTCCTTGTTGTCCTGTTCCTTAATATCATCCAGAAGAAACGTCCTTCAATTCTACCAAAACCACTTCGAACCTGGGAGTTCCTACCCTGGTGGCTGCATTCCCTAAAACCTCTTGATTATGTGTTTGGATGCAGGTGGTGTCGGCAACAACTCCAATCCGAAAGCGACAGGAAATCAATTATCATTGCTTCTAATGGTAAAGAAAACGAAGTCAATGGTCTAAGTAACGCAGCTTTCGATAGTCCTTTGTAG